A window of Panicum virgatum strain AP13 chromosome 8K, P.virgatum_v5, whole genome shotgun sequence contains these coding sequences:
- the LOC120643789 gene encoding LRR receptor-like serine/threonine-protein kinase EFR, producing MRVAATVQFLLVLIACSGHAVTCSFASGNETDRLSLLDFKKAIILDPQRALISWNESTHYCHWEGVLCTTKSPLRVVSLDLTSQGLLGPISPSLGNLTFLTNLSLSNNRFTGQIPQSLGHLHHLQRLYMSNNTLEGIMPNFGNCSNLKALWLNGNNLVGQFPGLPPRLQELNLARNDLTGTIPSSISNITTLLTFNCMFNNIKGNIPNEFAKFPSLQTLLVSRNQLSGRFPQAILNISTLIALGLTGNHLSSEVPSDLGSSLPNLQSLTLAGNYFQGCIPPTLSNASNLNAIDISANNFTGVVPSLFGKLTQLSMLNLELNKLKANSKQDWEFLNNLANCTKLQALSLAFNQLKGQVPSSLGNLPTCLFSFSVYTWEITNCLVVSLQA from the exons ATGAGGGTTGCAGCAACCGTTCAGTTCCTGTTGGTGCTCATAGCTTGCAGTGGGCATGCTGTTACCTGTAGCTTCGCAAGTGGAAACGAAACAGATCGGCTTTCACTGCTTGATTTCAAGAAGGCAATCATTCTTGATCCACAGCGGGCCTTGATATCCTGGAATGAGAGCACACACTATTGCCATTGGGAAGGCGTCTTGTGCACAACGAAGAGTCCACTACGTGTTGTCTCTCTTGATCTTACAAGTCAAG GTTTGCTAGGTCCAATCTCTCCTTCGCTCGGAAACCTAACATTCCTCACAAATCTGTCTCTATCTAACAATAGATTCACTGGACAAATACCTCAATCCCTTGGCCACTTGCATCATCTGCAAAGACTCTACATGAGTAATAACACGCTAGAAGGAATCATGCCTAATTTTGGAAATTGCTCCAATCTCAAGGCTCTGTGGCTGAATGGCAACAATCTAGTTGGGCAGTTTCCTGGTTTGCCTCCTCGTCTTCAAGAGCTGAACCTTGCACGTAATGATCTCACTGGAACCATCCCTTCTTCTATTTCAAATATCACAACACTATTAACGTTTAATTGCATGTTTAATAATATCAAGGGAAACATTCCGAATGAGTTTGCAAAGTTCCCTAgcctgcaaactctgcttgttaGTCGCAATCAGTTGTCAGGTAGGTTTCCACAAGCCATCTTGAATATTTCTACTCTTATTGCCTTGGGACTTACCGGGAATCATTTAAGCAGTGAGGTACCAAGTGATCTAGGTAGCTCTCTACCCAATCTCCAATCGCTTACTTTAGCTGGAAACTACTTTCAAGGGTGCATCCCACCTACTTTGAGTAACGCTTCAAATCTTAATGCAATTGACATATCAGCCAATAATTTTACAGGGGTAGTACCTAGCTTGTTTGGTAAACTTACTCAACTGTCCATGTTGAATCTTGAGTTGAATAAACTAAAAGCAAATAGCAAGCAAGACTGGGAGTTTTTAAATAACTTAGCCAACTGCACTAAGCTACAAGCTTTGTCACTGGCGTTTAATCAACTAAAAGGGCAGGTACCTAGCTCATTAGGCAACCTGCCAACCTGTCTGTTCAGCTTCAGCGTTTATACTTGGGAAATAACCAATTGTCTGGTGGTTTCCCTACAGGCATAG